GGTATCGTTTTAGACTATGGACTAAGTTTTCGCTTATGATTACCATCAAAAAAGGTTTGGATTTGCCCATCACCGGTGAATCATCCCGCGAGATATCTGAGCACCAACCGACACATGTCGCCGTTATTGGCTATGATTATGTGGGCATGAAGCCCACGATGAATGTCAAAGAAGGCGATATCGTAGCAAAGGGTCAGCCCGTTTTTGAAGACAAAAAACGAGTTGGCGTTATCTATACTGCCCCTGCTGCTGGTAAAGTCGTCGCGATTAAACGCGGTGAACGTCGTGTGTTTGAGAGCCTTGTGATTGCGGTCGACCCAAACGGTGAAGAAGTAGACTTCGAGCGCTATGACTCCCAGCAACTTGCTGACCTAGACGCTGAAGTTGTTGAAACCCAACTGCTTGCCTCTGGCGAATGGACCGCGTTTCGCACGCGCCCTTATAGCCGTGCGCCAGAAATCGGTGCCCGTCCTCATGCTATTTTTGTCACCGCTATGGATACCAATCCATTAGCATTTGACCCAATGCTGCTGATTAACGATCAGTTGCAAGCGTTCAATGACGGACTTGCTGTCTTATCGACACTCAGCCCCAAGACCTTTGTTTGCCATCATGGTGATGCCCAGTTGACGCCAGTTGCCAAAACGGCGGCTAATAATGTCACTGAGTATCATAGCTTTGCTGGTAAGCATCCTGCTGGTCTGGCTGGCACGCACATTCACTTTTTGCACCCAATCATGCGCGGCGTGACCGTATGGACGATTGGCTATCAAGACGTGATTGCGATTGGTAAGCTATTCACCAGCGGTCGCTTATATACGCGCCGTATCATTAGTTTGGCAGGTCCTGCGGTCACCAAGCCACGTTTGGTGGCTACTGAGCGCGGTGCTGATATCGCTGCTCTGACCAAAGGACAGCTGGCGGCTGGCGAGAACCGTATTATTTCTGGTTCGGTGTTGTCAGGTCGCAAAGTGTTTGGCAATACGGCTTATCTTGGTCGCTTTCATAATCAAATCAGTGTGCTGCCTGAAGGGCGTGAACGTCCAGCGTTCCATTTCCTAAGTGTCGGCACCAACCGTTTCTCTAAGCTGCCTATTTATATTTCTAAGTTTTTTGGTAATAAGAAATATAACTTTACGACCACGAGTAATGGTTCACCGCGAGCGATGGTACCTATCGGGGTTTATGAAGAGGTCATGCCGCAAGATTATCTGCCGACACAGTTACTACGTGCATTAATTGTCGAAGACATGATTAGCGCCGTAGATTTGGGCGTGCTCGAATTGGACGAAGAAGATTTAGCATTATGCACCTTCGTATCTCCTGGCAAATATGAATTCGGTGATATTTTGCGTGATAACTTGACGCGCATTGAGCTGGAGGGCTAACCACGATGAAATTTTTACACAATATGTTCGATCGTATGGAGCCGTCTTTCACCAAGGGTGGCAAACACGAAAAATACTATGCTATCTTTGAGATGTTTGATACGTTTTTGCGTCAACCAAGCTCAACCACATACTCAGCATCACACGTACGCGACGGTATCGATCTAAAGCGTATTATGATTACCGTATGGTTATGTACTTTCCCAGCCATGTTTTGGGGTATGTACAACATCGGTCATCAAGCACTAACGGCGATTGCAACCCTTGGTTTGCAGCCTGAAGGCTGGCGTACCGTTATCACCAGTATGGCAGGCTATAACCCAGACAGTATCTGGGCAAGCTTCGTTTACGGGGCGATGCAATTTTTACCGATTTATATCGTCACTTTTGCGGTCGGTATTCTCTGTGAGATTATTTTTGCTGTAGTGCGCGGCCATGAAGTCAACGAAGGTTTCTTTGTGACCTCAGTGCTGTTTGCGCTTTGTTTACCACCAGATATCCCTTTATGGCAAGTTGCCCTCGGTATTATCTTTGGTGTGGTAGTCGCAAAAGAAGTGTTCGGTGGTACGGGTAAAAACTTCCTGAACCCTGCCCTATCGGGTCGCGCATTCCTATACTTTGCGTATCCAGCCTATATGTCTGGTGACTCAGTATGGACAGCTGTTGATGGTTTTTCTGGTGCGACGCCACTTGGTCTTGCCGCGTTAGGCGTCGTTCCTCAAGACTTCGTCGACGTCTATGGTAATGCAATCACTTGGGGTGATGCGTTCTTAGGTAATATGCAAGGCAGTATCGGTGAAGTATCAACACTGGCTATCCTAATGGGTGCCGTTGTTCTACTTTGGACGCGTATTGCTTCATGGCGTATTATGGCAGGTTGTGTAGTAGGTCTGATTGCTACTTCTCTTGTCTTTAATATGATTGGTTCTGAAGACAATA
This region of Psychrobacter sp. JCM 18902 genomic DNA includes:
- a CDS encoding NADH:ubiquinone reductase (Na(+)-transporting) subunit B, which codes for MKFLHNMFDRMEPSFTKGGKHEKYYAIFEMFDTFLRQPSSTTYSASHVRDGIDLKRIMITVWLCTFPAMFWGMYNIGHQALTAIATLGLQPEGWRTVITSMAGYNPDSIWASFVYGAMQFLPIYIVTFAVGILCEIIFAVVRGHEVNEGFFVTSVLFALCLPPDIPLWQVALGIIFGVVVAKEVFGGTGKNFLNPALSGRAFLYFAYPAYMSGDSVWTAVDGFSGATPLGLAALGVVPQDFVDVYGNAITWGDAFLGNMQGSIGEVSTLAILMGAVVLLWTRIASWRIMAGCVVGLIATSLVFNMIGSEDNMMMNLPFYWHLVIGGFAFGAVFMATDPVSAAHTNKGRWAYGILIGFMTVLIRVVNPAFPEGIMLAILFANLFAPLFDYFVTQANIKRQTARRVRYVQAQK
- a CDS encoding Na(+)-translocating NADH-quinone reductase subunit A; this encodes MITIKKGLDLPITGESSREISEHQPTHVAVIGYDYVGMKPTMNVKEGDIVAKGQPVFEDKKRVGVIYTAPAAGKVVAIKRGERRVFESLVIAVDPNGEEVDFERYDSQQLADLDAEVVETQLLASGEWTAFRTRPYSRAPEIGARPHAIFVTAMDTNPLAFDPMLLINDQLQAFNDGLAVLSTLSPKTFVCHHGDAQLTPVAKTAANNVTEYHSFAGKHPAGLAGTHIHFLHPIMRGVTVWTIGYQDVIAIGKLFTSGRLYTRRIISLAGPAVTKPRLVATERGADIAALTKGQLAAGENRIISGSVLSGRKVFGNTAYLGRFHNQISVLPEGRERPAFHFLSVGTNRFSKLPIYISKFFGNKKYNFTTTSNGSPRAMVPIGVYEEVMPQDYLPTQLLRALIVEDMISAVDLGVLELDEEDLALCTFVSPGKYEFGDILRDNLTRIELEG